The sequence below is a genomic window from Salinispira pacifica.
ATTCCGCCGTTCATCACGGAATAGCTCCAGAAACAGGTCCAGCACCGCCGCCGCCCGGGAAATATCCAGGTTGAATGTACGGTCAATAAACTTGAAAAAGCGTCCCCCCGCCGCCCAATAGCGCCGGATGGCGGAAAAATCCCTTCCAGGGGAATATTCCGCACCGCTCCCTGCACACTGGAGAGACAAAACTCACAACGGAAAGGACAGCCTCTGCTGGTTTCGATGTACAGCCGGCGGTGCACAATATCGTGATCGCTGAGCAGATGGTATGGAAGCCGTATTTTCTCCAGCTGCCGGGGGCTCAACTGCTGAAACCGCCGGGTTTCGGGAATCAGCTCTTTTGCACGCCGTCTCAGGCTGGTTTGGCCGGGCCTTCCAGCCTTATCAATTTCGGACAAAATCTTCCTGCAGAGCTCCGGGAAAAGAATTTCCCCCTCTCCCCGTACGACAAGATCGGCATGTTCAAACAGGGGGTGGGAGGCATAGCCCGGGCCGTCCCCTGCCAGATAGCCCGCCTCCGGTCCGCCCATCACAATCACCGAATCCGGAAGCAGATCCCTGAGGGCGGCGGCCAGTTCCCGGGAGTCCTGATGGTTCCACACCGCCACCGAAATACCGATGATCGCCGGGGCATGGCTCACAATTTCCCGGATCATGGGCTCACGTCCGCCCCGGCGGGTGCCCTCCACAATTCGGGTGGAAGATTCCAGCTCGCCCATATTGGCCAGAATGTATCTGAGGCCGAAATTGGGGTGGCTGTACCCTGCATTGACACTGGTGAGTACGATATTGGACATGGGAACCTTCCTCCCGGAATCGTTTTTCGTTATACTGCCGGGTAATGAGCAATGGTGAAGACAAAAAAGTAATTTATTCGATGCACAAGGTGAGCCGGCACCACGGAACCCGGCAGGTAATTAAAGATATCAGCCTCTCATATTTTTACGGCGCAAAGATCGGAGTAATCGGTCTCAACGGTTCGGGAAAGTCCACCCTGCTGAAAATCATGGCTGGTGTGGATACCGAATACAACGGTGACATTTCCGTCAGCCCGGGATTCAGTATCGGCTACCTGGAGCAGGAGCCCCAGCTGGAAGCGGGCAAAACCGTCAAGGAGATCGTCTCCGAAGGCGTCCAGGAGACTGTAGACCTTCTGGCTGAATATGACAAGATTAATGAATCGTTCGCCGATCCCGATGCGGATATGGAGAAGCTTCTTGAGCGTCAGGGTGAAGTGCAGGAACGGCTGGACGAACTTGACGCCTGGAATCTGGACAGCCGATTGGATCTGGCCATGGATGCCCTGCGCTGCCCCCCACAGGACCAAACCGTGGATACTCTTTCAGGGGGGAACGCCGGCGGGTGGCCCTGTGCCGGCTCTTGTTGAAGCAGCCGGATATTCTTCTCCTGGATGAGCCCACCAACCATCTGGACGCTGAATCCATCGCCTGGCTGGAGCGGCATCTTCAGCAGTATGCGGGAACCATTATTGCGGTTACCCATGACAGATATTTCCTGGATAACGTGGCGGGCTGGATTCTTGAACTTGACCGGGGAGAAGGGATTCCCTGGAAGGGCAATTACTCAAGCTGGCTTGAACAGAAGCGTCAGCGGCTGGCACAGGAAGAGAAAAGCGAAAGTCAGCGGCAGAAAACCCTTCAGCGGGAACTTGAGTGGATCAACATGACCCCCAAAGGCCGTCACGCCAAGGCCAAAAGCAGAATCAACAGCTATGAACAGCTTCTCAGTCAGGGCGGCCGTGAGCAGCAGAAAGATGTAAAACTCTTTTTTCCTCCCGGCCCCAGGCTTGGCGACATCGTGATTGAAGCGAAAAGCGTGAAAAAATCATATGGAGACAGGCTTCTCTACGACGACCTGAACTTTGAGCTTCCCCCAGGCGGCGTCATCGGGGTGATCGGACCCAACGGTGCGGGTAAAACCACCCTCTTCCGGATGATCACCGGAGAGGAAAGCCCCGATTCCGGGGAAATCCGGGTTGGCGATACGGTCAAAATGGGCTTTGTGGATCAGATGCGCAGCGAACTGGACGGAAGTAAAACCGTCTGGGAGCAGATCAGCGGAGGCAACGATATGCTCAAGCTGGGCGAACGGCAAATCAACAGCCGGGCGTACGTGAGCTGGTTCAATTTCAACGGCTCGGATCAGCAGAAAAAAATCGGCGATCTTTCGGGGGGTGAACGCAACCGCGTGAACCTGGCCATGATGGTGAAAAGCGCGTCCAACCTGATCCTGCTGGATGAGCCCACAAACGACCTGGATGTGAACACCATGCGGGCGCTGGAAGAAGCTCTGGACAGCTTCGCCGGTTCTGCGGTGGTGATCAGCCATGACCGATGGTTCCTGGACAGAATATGTACCCACATTCTCGCCTTCGAAGGTGAAAGTCAGGTTGTATGGTTCGACGGGAACTACAGCGAATACGAAGAAGACAAGCGCAAGCGTCTGGGCGCAGAGGCGGACCGCCCCCACAGGATCGTGTACCGCAGCCTCACCCGGGACTGAGATCCGGGTAAACAGCCGGACCGCGGCAGCCATAGCGGCTATTCAAATAAAAACGCCCCCTTCCTGCAGCGCCGCCGGCGCCAGGACGGAGGGCGTTTTTTATGCCCGCAGCGGGGAATGGGGGCGGGACACCGGGCTCCGGCACGGGCGGCGCCGGGCGGGTCGTTCAGGGGCACGGGTCGTACCGGAGCCGCGGCTTTTACTTCGGAGTACGCTTTGGGTTGTGCGGCCGAAGCGCCGCGGTCCGCTTCAGCTGTGGAACAGTGCTGCGCCGGATGGGTCGCGCGCCGGTGGGGCTTCAGACGGAGAACTCCCGGCTAGTCGGTAACCGTAAAATCAAAATCACAGATCTCATAACCTTCGGCGATGGTTTTCGGGCGGTCCATGGAGATCATGGGCTGGCGCTCAACAAAAAATGCGCCGTCGGCGGCACAGAAGGCGGTGGCCAGCTCGGGATGCCCCAGCTGGTGCACCAGGTCCACGAAGCGGCATTTGGTAACCAGATAGCGCAGCCGCGGATACTTTACCGTATCCAGACGGTAGTCGGTGTTGGGAAAGCGGTCAACCAGTGAGATCACATCCTCTTCCAGCTGCGCTTCGCTCTTTTTGAAAAAGTCCGGCCCCATTACCGGTATGCTGTCGCTGAGAAAGCGCATGGCGGAAACGTATATAATCTCCCGTATGATATCCAGGGCCCGGGCGGCGGGAAGCCGCTTGAGAAGCTCCCGGTACATGAGCACGGCATCAGACACAAGACCTCTGGACTGACGGTCCTTCCAGTCTGATGCCGGGGGGAGATCTTTCCAGAGCCGGCCCAGAGTTTTCCGAACATACATGGAGACCAGTACCGGCAGCCACAGCAGGGCCCCCTGCCCGCTCCGGCGCATCTGCTGGACCGCCGCTATCCGTATGCGGATCCATCGGGCTGCAGGCCCCAGCCGGCGCCGGTCGCCGTGGCGGTCCATATCAATAATACCCATCAGCACCGAGAAAAACGCTATTGTCACGATTAATGATGATGCAAGAGTCATGGCGTCCACCATCAGATCCCAGGGCCGGGCCACCGATGCCTGACGGATTCCTCCCAAAAGCAGCCGGAACTGAAATGCCGATCCGTATATCACCCCCTGGACCAGAACCACCAGAGCGACCCGTTTAAAGCCCAGAAAAATCATCCCCACAAAGGGTATGGCCACCGAGAGTATCTGGTAGGTCTGAACCAGTCTGGGGCGCTGAAAAATCCGCCGGGCCAGCACCGAGCCGTCAAACACCCCGTAATTGATGCTTGCCAGCACCATCCCTGCGAAGAAGAGCAGATTCACATACATGAGAAAATTGCTGTCCATGGGACGCAGATTCTGACCTGAGCTGCTGAGCCGGGCAGGTTGCAGAGTCCGTCCCTGGCGGGTATGGGCATGCCTGTTCCGTGAGAGCAGACGGAAGAGAAACATGCTGTTCAAATAGGTCAACATGACGAACCACCCGGAATCCAGCCAGGCGAGTTCAAAGAGTGCAAGGGTGCGGGCCCACATCTCACCTTGAAGAACACGGATTCCCCGGTTCACCATGAAAAATTCCACCAGGGTGTTCACCGCCCCCACCGAATGAAAGAGGACCAGAGCCCTCCATCGCCGGGCACGGATTAACAGGATGTGAAGAACCACCATCACCGCCAGAGTGGCAAAGAGGGCGTCATAACTGATGAGACGGTTCATTTCCATAATCTGCATAGCCGTAGACTGCATACGCACATGCTATCATAGAGCGGGAGAGACTTACAGCATTCCCCCCGCCTCCGGGAGAGATTCGCGACTCCGGGAGGCAGTGAAGCCACCAAGCCCGGTGCCGGGTGCGGGGATTACCGGCTCAGGAGCGCTTCTTGTAGAGATCTTTCCTCAGGCGTCTGGACATCTCATATGCACTGTTTCTGGCAAGGCGGTCAAATCCCTCGGTTAATTGCTCATCGTTGAGCGTATCCAATGTACGGAAGGTAATGGCAGTTGATATGACATCATTCAAACCGAAAAAGGAGGGACTGGCGGCATAATCCTCGCTGATCCTCCGTCTCCATACCAAGTCACCGCTGGCAAAATGATGAATTCTGGCTTCAAGAGTGAGGTGAAAATAAATTCCTCCGCCGGAGCTGTGAATACCGTACTCCCTCACCTCTACTTCCAGCAGATATTCCCCTCTTGTGCCCTCTGCCGCATTCCTTGCACCAAGGAGCGTCATGGTAGGCGGGACAAATTCATCCCGCAATGCGGCCTCAACCAGCCGGGAATCCAGGGTTTCATACAGACGCTGCTCATATTCGGCTTCCTTCATGCCGGTAACGATATTCGCGCCGATTTCCACGGCCTGCAAAATACCGTCATTGGAAGAACCGGGAATACTGGTCCGGGAAAGATGCACTTCAGGAGCATGGGGTACAGAAACCCGTTGATTCATCTCCGTATCGGTGAAACTGAACTCATCCAGATTATTGACGGTGACACAGGAACTGAGAAGCAGCAGGGCGGCGCTGAGCCCCCACAGTAATTTTTTCATGACATCCTCCAGGTTCATGCCGGGCAGCCCCTGCCGCGCCGGTGTGAAGCTACTATTTTTCACATCTTAAACACCTTCGCAGTCCCTGAACGTCACCGGAACAGGATTCCGGATGCCTTTTGAACAGTCACGGCCCGCACGCCCGGGGATTGCCCGGGCCTGGTTTCCTCTGGCCTGGTTTCCTCTGGCCTGGTTTCCTCTGGCCTGGTTTCCTCTGGCCTGGTTTCCTCTGGCCTGGTTTCCTCTGGCCTGGTTTCCTCTGGCCGGTTTCCTCTGGCCGGTTTCCTCTGGCCGTTTTTCCTGAGGCCGGGACCGATTGAACGGATTACTCGATCATTTCACCCTGCCGCCCCACCAGTACTTCACCGGCCTCCTCAAGCTCCTTCAGCACCTGGATGATCCGCATACGGGCTCCGTCAACATCCTGTACCCGCACCGGCCCAAGCCCGTCGGATCTTTCCTTCAGGGAAGCATATTTGGCTTCACCCATTACGTTTCTGAGATGTCCTGCAAGCTCCTCGGGCAGCCGTTTCACCGCCAGGGCAAGATCCCCGGGGTCGGCCTGGGAAAGGAGTTTTCCCAGGGCTCCGGGATCAAGCATCACCAGATCTTCAAACACGAACATCCGCCGTTTAATTTCATCGGCCAGCTCCGGGTCACTGCTCTCTAGGGCGGTTACCAGCTCCATTTCAACCATTCTGGGGAGTAATTCAGAATTTCCACCGTTTTCTCAATACCGCTACAGTTCATATGTACAGGGTTCCGATAGTCATCCAGCTTTCTTCTGATATAGCCGTTCAGGGCGGCATGGAAAAAATCAGGCTGCGAACTGCAGGTGCTCAGCCGGCGAACAATATGCTCCCGGAGCCGTGATTCACTCCGGGCGAGATAATCCGCCCCCAGGGCATGTCCCAGCTGCATGAGAAGGGCCGCCTGAATACTTACCCGTTCCGGGCTCATGAGCTGATGAAGAAAGGCGCCCTGATTCACCGTAAGGGTCTGAATAACCCCCGGAGATTCGTCCCCATACTCCCGACCGTCCCCCGGAAATCCATTCTGCAGCCCCCGGGATGATTGAGCCCAGTGGTTCAGGGCTGCTTTGTCACCGGGCTTTTCCCGGGAGGCATTCAGATTCCCGGAACCCCGTGCCGGATTTCGCCGTTCATCCCTCCCTTCGGCAGCTGAATCCCCGGACAGCTGCTGAAGCCGGGGAAGGCTGTGTGCCAACCCTTCCCGGATTTCCCGGCGTATCATGGACATAAGATGATCTTCCCGTTCACGGTCGTTCGAACCCGGAAGGATCGGAGCGATTTCAAGGCGTTCCCCTTCCAGTGAGGACACAGTGCACTTTTCGATATCCTTTCCGTTGGCCCGGATGCGGCATTGCTCCATTGCGTCAAGTGGAATTTCAAGGCTGTCGCCGGGTTTCAGCCGTTCCAGTTCGCGTAAGGTCAGGGGCTCAATAAGCAGCTCCACCCCCGCCTGAACGGGGAGGCGGCTTACCCGGTCTCTACCAAGACTGCTGCCACCGGGCCGTATCCGGGTATACCAGTAGCTGAAGCTCAGCTGTTCCAGTCTGGATTCCAGGGTGATATACGGATACACACAGCGCAGCTTCCAGCTGCCCAGGGAAGTGCTGATATCGATTTCCGCAAACACCACCATTTCATTGGGAGGGATAATCCGGGCAAACTGGGTGTCGTTCTCCATCCCCTCCAGGCGGATATGATCGTCCTCGAAAAACCACCAGGCAGATCCCAGATCCCCGGCCAGGGAATGGTAGAGAGGTGAAAGAATTTCAATCTCCAGCTCTGTGAGGGAGGAGACGTTCCCGATTGTTTCGGGACCGCTGGCCACTTGTCCCCTGGCCACTTGTCCACCGGGCACTTGACCATCAGTTACTGGGCTTCCAGTACCGGGGCTTCCGGGAACGGAGCCGGTTTGTTCAGGCCTGGTTTGCCCTGACCCTGCAAAACTATCCAGGAGAAGATTGTTTCCCGCCGGGTCGCTTTGGAGCAGGAAGGCACCGGATGATTCATGGAAACGGTACACGGCGAACAGGGAGCGGGGATTGCATAGGTCCAAAAATTCCTGAAAGGTTGACTGATCCACCATGGATACCGAAATCTTCGGTTTCACTTCCAGAAGACCACTCAGCCGATCGGTGAGTTTCCGGGATAGGATCTCGTGTACCAGAGAAATGGTGCGGATCTGGAACCAGCTGAATTTGTCCGGCCTGGTGAAGTCATAAGCCTTGATCCGCAATTCATCCCCAGCCGTGCCCTTGTGGCCCAGTATTATTTCAGGATCATAGTAATCGGGGTATTCCGGCATACCTGCCCCCTTCATCGCTGAGTTTGGTAATTCGAAGGCCGAAGTTTTCATCAATAATCACCACTTCTCCTTCTGCTACCTTTTCGCCCGAGGCATACAATTCCACAGGCTCTCCGGCAATGGAGGTTAATTCCACAATAGAGCCTTCACCCATCCGGTGGAGATCCTCAATCCGGATTCTATTTTCTCCCAGTACCACGGTGACCGGTACGGTCACATCCTTGACTGCATCGAGTTTCATGTTCGCTCCTCTTTCATCTTCCGAATAACAAACCGTATTCCATTCTCATCAGATTTCACCTCGCCCAGGGCGATTACGCTGTCGTTGAGCATCAGCCGGCATTCCCGGGAATCCCATTTCAAATCCCTCTGCCTCTGTCCGGGAAACAGATATTCAAGCTCTCCCGCAGCTGTGGTGAACTCGGCAATCCGGATCCGGGGCTGCAGCCGTATGTTCGATACCGGTGAACTGCCCGGTTTTTTTTCTGTCTTTCCCATACTGCCTCCTTCAATCCTCACACACGTATTGTGTCCCACCGGCATAGAGCGGGCTTACACTATTTTGATTTCCTTGGATTGTAGAACACGCCGGGTGCTGAAGCGTTGATCCCCGGCGGTTTACATCAGGGAAGAACCGTCAGCAGGAGCGCCGGAATTCACCGGGAGTCTGCCCCATAATTTTCTTAAAGTAGCGGTTGAAAAAGGATATGTTGTTGTATCCCAGTGATATGCTGATATCCAGGATACTGGATTCCCCCTGCTTGAGCATTCTGCAGGCCTTTTTCACCCGTACCATGTTGATGTACTCAAAGAGCGAATATCCGCTGCGGGATTTGAATTCCCTGCTGAAACTGCTGGTATTCATGGCACATCTGCGGCGGAAAAACTCAAGAGTGAACTGCTTATCATAATGGAGTTGAATGAAGTTCATTGCATCTTCCATGCTCCAGGGAGATTTATCTTCAAGGCGGATGTATAATCTGGAGTGAAACAGACAGATGAGGTGGACGGCAATGCTGCGCATCATATATTCGCCGGAAGCTGATTCCGCAGATGTCTCACCGGCACAGTGTTCCATGCACCGGGAAACATAATCACAGTCCCCACGCCCTGCTTCCACCTGATGCGATCCCCTGGTGAAATATAATCCTGCTTCCGCCAGTTCCTCCATGGTTTCCTGCCAGATCAGTCCGGGTAAGGAGAGGAAGCGGTTGTCACCCATGAGTTCTATCTTTTCTTTTCTGGACGGAGGGACAAGGATGAGGCACGGAGCATGCACCACCCTGCTGCTCTCATTGTGCAGCAGGGTGACCGCACCTGTCCGCAGCACTCCCAGGTGCCCCTGCAGATAGGGGAGAAAATGAACATGTTCCCTGCATTGAATTAATCCCACTTCATACAGTATATCCGGATGAGAGTTAATGGACTGACACTATTTTCCAAAGATGAGTAATTTTTCCAGGAAAATCAGGGGGCGGCCGCTGACAGTTCCCGCTCCGCTTTGCTCAGCGCATGGGAACTTTTGCGGATAAGTATCAACCCGATGAAAAAGCTGAAGAGAAAACCGGCGGGCTGAGCCAGAAACACCCCGTGGATACCCAGGACTTTGGGGAGAAATATCACCAATGGAATCAGAAAACCTCCCTGCTGACCTGCCGCCAGAATCATGGCGGACCTGCCGTCACCCAGAGCCTGGAATATGCCTCCGAACATCAGCAGCAGCCCGGTAGGAACCATCACCACCGCCATGTAGCGCATGGCCATGCTTCCCATCCTGATTACATCGGGATCCTGGGGGGCGAAAAACCTCATGATTCCCGGGGCGAAAATCATCGCTATGATTCCCGCAACCAGTCCCACCAGTGCTGCGGTTATATACACCACACGGATTCCTTCCCTCACCCGGGGAATGTTTCCCGAACCGTAGTTATATCCCACAAGAGGTTGAAGTCCCTGTGCCAGCCCGATAAGAGCCATCAGAAGCAGCATAAAAATCCGCATAGTCACGCTGATGGCTGCGATGGCAGCATCCCCGAACGCCGAGGCTGCATTGTTCAGGATGCCGAAGGAGACGCTCCCCAGCAGCTGCCGAACCAGGGTAGGCGCACCCAGGGCCATTATTGCCCGGTAGGTTGGCAGGTTGATTCTGACGCTGCCCGGCCGGAGGGGATTAATGGCACCCCGCCCTCGAAGGTAAAAACTGATAAGAAATGCCGTGGAAACCGATTGTGCAATAATGGTGGCCACCGCAGCTCCGGTAATCCCCATATCCAGAACAAAAATGAAGATCGGATCCAGAATAATATTCAGGACCGCACCCAGAATCTGTCCCATGCTGCTGTACAGGGATGCGCCTTCAGAGCGGAGAAGATTGTTCAGCGTCATATTGAGTATCTGGAACACCGAGCCTCCCAATATGATCCGCCCATAGAGACTGCCCTGTGCAATAATTGAATCTGTTGCCCCGAAAACCCTCAGAATGGGTTCTATAAAAATTGCGCCGATGAGGGAGAGAAGCAGGCCCGCCGCCAGTGATGAGTAGAATGCAGTGGCACCTGATTGTTCCGCTTCTTTATATTTATTCTCCCCCATTCTCCGGCTGATTACGCTTGCCGCTCCCATGCCGAAGGTGAGCCCCACTGCGCCGATCAGCTGAAAGAGGGGAAAGACGATTCCGGTGGCGGCTATTGCCGTGGTATCCCGAAGAAAACTGACAAAAACGGTATCCACCACGTTATACACCGCCAGGACAAGCATTCCCGCAATTGCAGGGGCCGCAAGGCTGAACAGGGTTTTGGGGACCGGGCCGTGGGCAAGCAACTGAATTCGCCTGGAGGCCGATGACGCAGGGCTGTTGTGTGAAGAGTCGCTCATTGAAAATCCTTAGTAACGCCGCGAATCTGTTTATTCCGGTAAAAACATCCGAAGGGCAAAACACAGATGACGGTAATTATTTTTACACATCCGTATAATATAAAAAAAGGCGGCCACTGACTATCTTTTATTCAGTGCACCAAAGCTTGTAAAAAAACACAGCGAATTCAAGCAGCAGTAATTCTTTTCCGGTGTATGGTTTATGAACACATTACAACCATACATCACCAGACTGCTGACCCAAATCAGCACAAATTCCCTTGATTTTACTCACCACAGCCCGGTCCCCCACTGCTCAAACCCCCATTGCCCCCGGTTTGCAGACCAGAAACCCCATGATCAGTCATGGTTCAGGTTTCATGGATGCTACTTCACCAAAGCCTTCGGCAGGGTTCCGCGTTATCGCTGTCAGGATTGCGGCAAGACCTTTTCCCTCCAGACATTCCGCATGGATTACTACGTGAAAAAGCCGGTGGACTACATCCAGCTGATTCGCCAGCTTGTCTCTTCCAGCGGACAGGGCAACATGACCCGCTTCACCGGTATGCGCTATGAGCAGATCCAGAACAGATACGAGCGCATCTGCCGGGTACTTCTGGCCATCCATTCTGATATGCGCAAGCTGATCAAACCGGAAGATGAGTTCGCCCTGGACGGCTTTGAATCCTTCAGCGTGAGTCAGTTCTTCCCCAACAACATCAATATCCTGGTGGGAAGCGGCTCAGAGTTGATATACGCAATGGGCTACTCCCAGCTGAGGCGTAAAGGACAGATGACAGATAAACAGAAGCAGAAGCGAACTGACTTGGAGCAAACCCTGGGCAAGGCTCCGGGAAATGCCGTTGAGAAATCGGTCCAGTCCATCCTTACCCACTTGTGTAAATACATGAAAGATAAAGACATACCGGATGTTACGCTGAATACCGACTATCACAAGGCGTATGTTCGGGCCCTTTCGAAGGTGCCTGAGGGCAGGTCCCGGATTCGTCATTGTCAGTATTCATCCACCCTGCCGCGCACCCCGTCAAACCGGCTGTTCCCGGTGAATTATGTGGACCGGCAGTTTCGAAAAGATCAGGCGAACCACGTGAGGGAGTCGGTACAGTTCGCCCGATCTCCTGCAGCAATGATGGTGCGGCTGAGCATATATCAGATGGTGCACAATTATCTCATGCCCCGGAGGGTACGGGATCAGAGAAAAGGAAACTGGAAAACCAGAGGAGAACAGCTTGGAGTCCCGGGATGGAAGCTTCATGAGGTAATCAGAAAACACTGGGATAGGAGAGTTTTTCTGAACAAATGCACATTATGGGAACCTGAGAAGATGACCTGGCTGCTTGGATGGCGAAACCGGGGGATTGATTCAGGCCGCAGGCTGCCGTTTCATGTGTGGGTGTGATTGAGCTGAAGTGTGAGAGACGGGGCGGTCAGGGCTGGTTGTAGACCTGAAATCGGGCTGGATTCCGGATCGATATTTCGGAGCGTATCGGCCGGACTGAGGTGAAAGTTTTTCACAAGCTTTGGTGCACTCTATATTGCATGCAGAAATTTCAGATATTAGCTTGATATTCAAAGTATATCTCGCTATTATCTTGATTATCAAACTATATGCCGGAGTATCCATGGAAGAACCACAGCAGCAATTTTCCAGAATCCTCACAGAATTTTTCGACCGGATGAGCTCATGGGAGCAGGGGCTGGTTGAAGGAAGCGGAATCTCCCTTCCCCAGATGCATGTTCTGGAAACCCTGGGAAATCACCGGAAGCTGAGAATGAAGGAGCTGGCAGAGAAGCTTGGTGTCACCACAGGGACTCTCACAGTGATGGTGCAGCGTCTCCTGCAGAAGGATCTGATCCGGCGTATCCGGGACGAAGAGGACCGAAGATCAAGCTTTATTGATCTCAGCCCCCTGGGAGAGGAGATCTACAAGCGGCATCACAGCCTCCATGACGAGCTCATCGGAGAACTGGTAATCCGCCTGGGTGACCGAGAGAGCGAACACTTCTTTGCTTCCATGGAGAAGGTAATTGAAGTGCTCTGAGAAAATCGGAAATGCATTACAGATGTAAAAAAACAGCCTCGACGGCACAGGTATTGAGCAGGGAGTAGATATGAATCGGCGGGTATGCGACCAAGACATGAAATCAAAAGCAGCATCAGACAATATGAAACGGACGGCAATTGTTGTGGCCATTACTCTCACAACCATGTTCGCAGAGATCTTTTTCGGCATGGTAACCGGCTCCATGTCGCTGCTTGCCGATGGTATTCATATGGGAACCCACGGACTGGCTCTGGGGGTGACCCTGATTGCATATGTCATCAGCGGAAAGCACCGGTACAAC
It includes:
- a CDS encoding B12-binding domain-containing radical SAM protein is translated as MSNIVLTSVNAGYSHPNFGLRYILANMGELESSTRIVEGTRRGGREPMIREIVSHAPAIIGISVAVWNHQDSRELAAALRDLLPDSVIVMGGPEAGYLAGDGPGYASHPLFEHADLVVRGEGEILFPELCRKILSEIDKAGRPGQTSLRRRAKELIPETRRFQQLSPRQLEKIRLPYHLLSDHDIVHRRLYIETSRGCPFRCEFCLSSVQGAVRNIPLEGIFPPSGAIGRRGDAFSSLLTVHSTWIFPGRRRCWTCFWSYSVMNGGMTLTSSLRWCRTGCLMS
- a CDS encoding L-2-amino-thiazoline-4-carboxylic acid hydrolase, which gives rise to MQSTAMQIMEMNRLISYDALFATLAVMVVLHILLIRARRWRALVLFHSVGAVNTLVEFFMVNRGIRVLQGEMWARTLALFELAWLDSGWFVMLTYLNSMFLFRLLSRNRHAHTRQGRTLQPARLSSSGQNLRPMDSNFLMYVNLLFFAGMVLASINYGVFDGSVLARRIFQRPRLVQTYQILSVAIPFVGMIFLGFKRVALVVLVQGVIYGSAFQFRLLLGGIRQASVARPWDLMVDAMTLASSLIVTIAFFSVLMGIIDMDRHGDRRRLGPAARWIRIRIAAVQQMRRSGQGALLWLPVLVSMYVRKTLGRLWKDLPPASDWKDRQSRGLVSDAVLMYRELLKRLPAARALDIIREIIYVSAMRFLSDSIPVMGPDFFKKSEAQLEEDVISLVDRFPNTDYRLDTVKYPRLRYLVTKCRFVDLVHQLGHPELATAFCAADGAFFVERQPMISMDRPKTIAEGYEICDFDFTVTD
- a CDS encoding FliG C-terminal domain-containing protein — encoded protein: MELVTALESSDPELADEIKRRMFVFEDLVMLDPGALGKLLSQADPGDLALAVKRLPEELAGHLRNVMGEAKYASLKERSDGLGPVRVQDVDGARMRIIQVLKELEEAGEVLVGRQGEMIE
- a CDS encoding flagellar motor switch protein FliM, with protein sequence MPEYPDYYDPEIILGHKGTAGDELRIKAYDFTRPDKFSWFQIRTISLVHEILSRKLTDRLSGLLEVKPKISVSMVDQSTFQEFLDLCNPRSLFAVYRFHESSGAFLLQSDPAGNNLLLDSFAGSGQTRPEQTGSVPGSPGTGSPVTDGQVPGGQVARGQVASGPETIGNVSSLTELEIEILSPLYHSLAGDLGSAWWFFEDDHIRLEGMENDTQFARIIPPNEMVVFAEIDISTSLGSWKLRCVYPYITLESRLEQLSFSYWYTRIRPGGSSLGRDRVSRLPVQAGVELLIEPLTLRELERLKPGDSLEIPLDAMEQCRIRANGKDIEKCTVSSLEGERLEIAPILPGSNDREREDHLMSMIRREIREGLAHSLPRLQQLSGDSAAEGRDERRNPARGSGNLNASREKPGDKAALNHWAQSSRGLQNGFPGDGREYGDESPGVIQTLTVNQGAFLHQLMSPERVSIQAALLMQLGHALGADYLARSESRLREHIVRRLSTCSSQPDFFHAALNGYIRRKLDDYRNPVHMNCSGIEKTVEILNYSPEWLKWSW
- the fliN gene encoding flagellar motor switch protein FliN, coding for MKLDAVKDVTVPVTVVLGENRIRIEDLHRMGEGSIVELTSIAGEPVELYASGEKVAEGEVVIIDENFGLRITKLSDEGGRYAGIPRLL
- a CDS encoding helix-turn-helix domain-containing protein — encoded protein: MGLIQCREHVHFLPYLQGHLGVLRTGAVTLLHNESSRVVHAPCLILVPPSRKEKIELMGDNRFLSLPGLIWQETMEELAEAGLYFTRGSHQVEAGRGDCDYVSRCMEHCAGETSAESASGEYMMRSIAVHLICLFHSRLYIRLEDKSPWSMEDAMNFIQLHYDKQFTLEFFRRRCAMNTSSFSREFKSRSGYSLFEYINMVRVKKACRMLKQGESSILDISISLGYNNISFFNRYFKKIMGQTPGEFRRSC
- a CDS encoding MATE family efflux transporter is translated as MSDSSHNSPASSASRRIQLLAHGPVPKTLFSLAAPAIAGMLVLAVYNVVDTVFVSFLRDTTAIAATGIVFPLFQLIGAVGLTFGMGAASVISRRMGENKYKEAEQSGATAFYSSLAAGLLLSLIGAIFIEPILRVFGATDSIIAQGSLYGRIILGGSVFQILNMTLNNLLRSEGASLYSSMGQILGAVLNIILDPIFIFVLDMGITGAAVATIIAQSVSTAFLISFYLRGRGAINPLRPGSVRINLPTYRAIMALGAPTLVRQLLGSVSFGILNNAASAFGDAAIAAISVTMRIFMLLLMALIGLAQGLQPLVGYNYGSGNIPRVREGIRVVYITAALVGLVAGIIAMIFAPGIMRFFAPQDPDVIRMGSMAMRYMAVVMVPTGLLLMFGGIFQALGDGRSAMILAAGQQGGFLIPLVIFLPKVLGIHGVFLAQPAGFLFSFFIGLILIRKSSHALSKAERELSAAAP
- a CDS encoding MarR family winged helix-turn-helix transcriptional regulator, which produces MEEPQQQFSRILTEFFDRMSSWEQGLVEGSGISLPQMHVLETLGNHRKLRMKELAEKLGVTTGTLTVMVQRLLQKDLIRRIRDEEDRRSSFIDLSPLGEEIYKRHHSLHDELIGELVIRLGDRESEHFFASMEKVIEVL